The Arabidopsis thaliana chromosome 5, partial sequence genomic interval GAAAACTTGCTTGTTTTACCTTAATCGAAGAAGCTTTTTCACGTTTATGGACTTTAGGCCCATATCTTACGACATAATCACTTTGGAATTTTGGATACTTAACCATTTTATGTTAGGCTCGTAACTGACGACATAATCAATTTGGATACTTAACGTACCCAAATTGGGTTTTGAGATATCATTTGTTTcaccttctttttcttgtggaGGAAgtcaaaataatatgtaacAGTAATGCGGTTTGATGCAAACAGAaatttaaaaaaggaaaacgaacaaaacaaatttgacgagaaattgtaaacaaaaacatattacagaaacaagaaatctGTCACGATCTCAGAATATGTAAAGATAAGATAATAAACTGATTTCAGTTAGTCTTGTCATTATTACCAAATTCCTATAAGGATATTTGCGTTATATCCTTTAGtataaatgatttattttcttaactaatGAAACACAGAATCAAAACGTTTATAGAAACATAAATCTCATTCATCTTCCACACCTCGTCTTTAAGAGACGAGTCCGTTTCTTTTCATCTCCTCTATCACGATTCACCATCACCAAAACACAACCTCTTAAGATAACGTGAAGAAACTATGAGTGACATCCAAGCAAAAGAAGATGCGGCGCCTGTTGATAGACAGTCTTCTTCGTCGGTTGTGGTTCCTGATGAGCCGTCACCTCTAAGAAAGATGATATCAGTGGCTTCTATCGCAGCCGGTATACAGTTTGGTTGGGCTCTTCAGCTTTCTCTCCTAACCCCATACGTTCAGCTTCTCGGAGTCCCACACAAATGGTCATCTTTCATATGGCTATGTGGTCCTATCTCCGGTCTGCTCGTCCAGCCAACCGTCGGTTACTTCAGCGACCGATGCAAGTCAAGATTCGGTCGTCGTCGACCTTTCATCGCCACTGGTGCCTTGCTTGTTGCCCTTGCTGTTATACTAATTGGATTTGCGGCTGACTTCGGCCACACCATGGGAGATAAACTCGACGAAGCTGTCAAGATAAGAGCCGTTGGTTTCTTCGTTGTCGGTTTCTGGATCCTTGACGTGGCTAACAACACTCTTCAAGGACCTTGCCGTGCTTTTCTTGGTGATTTAGCAGCCGGAGATGCTAAGAAAACTCGAACTGCCAACGcgattttctctttcttcatggCCGTTGGAAACGTTTTGGGATACGCTGCGGGATCGTACACTAACCTCCACAAGATTTTCCCTTTCACAGTGACTAAAGCATGCGACATCTATTGTGCAAATCTCAAGAGCTGTTTCATTATTTCCATCACTCTCCTCATAGTCCTCACAATCATAGCTCTTTGGTACGTGGAAGACAAGCAATGGTCGCCTAATGCAGATTCCGACAATGAGAAAACTCCCTTCTTTGGCGAGATCTTTGGAGCTTTCAAGGTGATGAAACGTCCAATGTGGATGCTTCTAGCCGTCACGGCCTTGAACTGGATCGCAtggtttccttttcttttatacgATACCGATTGGATGGGTCGTGAAGTGTATGGTGGAGACTCAGCAGGAGAtgacaaaatgaagaaactataCAACCACGGAATCCAAGTTGGTTCGTTGGGGTTGATGCTTAACTCTATCGTTCTTGGAGTCATGTCCCTTGTTATTGGAGTGATTAGTAAGAAAATTGGAGCTAAAAGGCTTTGGGGAGCTGTGAACATAATCCTCGCGGTGTGTTTGGCAATGACAGTTTTGGTTACTAAAAAGGCTGAGGAGCACCGGAAGATCGCTGGTCGGATGGCCCTTCCTACCAATGCCATCAGAGATGGAGCATTGAGTCTCTTTGCTATTCTTGGAATTCCTCTTGCTGTAAGTCCACCATGTCTTTTACcaatttttgttactattatccatgaattattattttgtttaacaatattaatccattttttgctatattttaTAGATTACATTTAGTATTCCATTTGCATTAGCTTCCATTATTTCAAGCAGTTCCGGTGCCGGTCAAGGTATTTAATTTTAACCTctccttttgtttctaatttgaaCCTACATTCTCATAGTAATGCTAATTAAAATGTGTGAACACAAAAAACGGTAATGGAGAGATCAGTTTccaattataagaaaaacgatcgagtatatattttcacataGGGTGATGTATGTTATGTACTAATTTATTGgttaattgatatttttatacaatCTGTTTACATCTTCAATTATTAGTTGGTTTTCATTCACCATATAAAATTTGTCATAAATGTATCAATAAGATACATAATCGTTCTGTTTAAGATTATTATTAAAGCGTTTATCAGATTAATAAGGATAGTGATAacattttttgtcattttttcaGGACTCTCTCTAGGAGTTTTAAACATGGCAATAGTGATACCACAAATGATTGTATCGTTTGGAGTTGGTCCAATTGATGCGTTATTTGGAGGTGGAAACTTACCTGGATTTGTGGTTGGAGCTATAGCAGCTCTAATCAGCAGTGTTGTGGCACTTACCGTTTtaccttaattttttttttttttttattgttatgtgcttcttttttattgttatgtaTCCACATGTTTAATATTAATGTAGCATGTGgcatatttatttacattatttaattaaagttttaattttaaaaagttcttcttgtttttgtttaacttcTATATCTATGTCAACATCAATCTGCGtaaattaaagtattttaAACTTCTaggtaaataacaaaaaaaaaaattaatattatgcATAGGAATTGTAAATCTAACATTTTTACCTTTATATGACAATTCATTCAtgatacattttattttgtagaaacaatgaaatattcaaaaaaacataatacactttaaaaaagtataaaataaaataaaatgaaatcaaagaccaaaaaaataaatttagtctAAACAAAGACGACGGGGCAGGTGGGAAGACTCGAGTAGACACATGGATGAGTGTGGTAGCAAAAAGCTTACCGGCCGCGGTTTAGCGAAGAAAGAAATGAAGGCCTACACTAACTTTAGAAGGAGAGGGGGATGAGTGTGTGttcaattttaagaatttaatttttgtattttagaTTCTATTAATTCTAGTATTATTTAAATTCTtgattaacaaattttattaaatgcTAGTGTTATTCAATATTAggattaataaagaaaaaatcccACTCAAGATTGTGAATAAAAAATTCCAGGAATTCATGCAAAGATTTGGTTAGAATTAATTCAATTCCTTAAAATCTACTTTTGATCCTCttaattctttaaaatttcttaactGAATACTACAATTACAATTGAGAAGTCGTAAGTTTCAATTGGTACGAAATGTACTCAAAACTTATCAATTCGAAATGAACATCATCATGTAGCAAAATTGAAGCAATATATATGTGGATCTACTGATACTAAGCAAAAAATCAAGTATTCTCTTTCTCGATGAACTAATTTATCAGTCGTAGCCTAGCGAAGAAAGATTTCactaacattttgaaaaaataaaattgagagAGAATTGCAACAGAAAATTATGGTTAATGACTGAAAATATAAAGAACTTATATTCCAGTAGCTCTAGAATTTGACAAAATTGCAACGGAAAATACTCAAACTTTTAatagccaaaaaaaatgaaatagagttagaaaatcaacaaaccaataacacaaatttttgaaagaattacaaaattatcaacacaaataatacaataatttaatttagtaaaaatatagaaatccACAAGAGTTAgaatcttaaattttaaaactctttagAAATCAACTTGCTAATAATCGTAAAAAAATTAGAACGCTTGAAATAGCTGAAGAAGGTTTAATTCGTTCCGATTCCCGGTTCAAATTGATTTTCGATTTATTCTGATTTCAACTTCGGTTTGGTCTAGCTGGTCAGTCGTCATCACTCTCGTCAGGAATCCCTCTCGTCACTGaactttcttttcctttcaagTTTCACCTCTAATGCGACGAACACAGCCACGGGAACTGGCCGTCACTGGTTTATCGGAGAATCTCCAAGGATGTGTTTTCCGCACGGTGAAACGAGCAGTTCTGATCGGAAACGGCTGCGCCGGCGCGGAGAATCAATGCATCGGTCTCCTTCGATCCTTAGGCCTCTTCGATCGCCACCTCTATTATGTAATCTCCGTCTAAAACACTATTCCTCTTCTggcttcttcattttcaatgtttctgagtttgttttttcctgtTCAGAGAGTAGCTAAACCAAGAGGTGGAATCCTTCAATGGCTTCCTATCTCTCTCTACAAACGAATTCATCGTTTTATCAGCACTATCTGTGCCGGATTATCCATTAACGCTACTGGTACAACCTTCAACTTTTATTCACAGTttgaaaaatgagatttttggCAGTAATTTGTTTCCCTGGAAATGGCTGTAGGAATCACGAATGTGTTTGAAGTAGATGATGCGAAGCAGATTGCTGCTATGGCTCGTAAAACGTTTGAAAAGTATTGTTCAAATTTTCCTCTGCTTGATTTTGAGATCTCTTTACATAGAATTTGAGTTACTTGTCGTCTGCCTTATCACAGGAATGGCCCGTTGTTAGTCGTGGCGTCTGGTAGTGATACTATTTCCGTCGCAAGCTCAATAAGACGACTGGCTAtggaaaatgtttttgttgttcagGTTAAGTCTTTTCCcttgaaaaaaacaacaaattctatagctttttttgttttatatgaagGTTTTAGCTGATTTTTCCATGTGACTGATATCAGCAACTGCCAAATCTTGGCCTCAtactctttgttttctccttgTTATAACTTGATTCTTCTTGTTTACTGTTTTTCCAGGTGCAACATCCAAGGTCGCATCTTGAGAGATTTGATCTAGTGATCACACCTCAACacgattatttttctttaacacCTGAAGGGAAGAGGCAAATTCCTTTCTTTCTCAGACCATGGGTAACTCCACGTGAACATCCAGGTAGAAATGTGGTATGTGTCTTTTGCAATGTTCATTAAAATGGATTTGATGGCAAGGCATTGTCATTCTGTTGCTAGTAACAAGCTTGAATTCTGAAATCCAGTTTCTCACTACTGGAGCTCTTCATTACGCCGACGCTTCTACTCTAAGAAATGCTACATCGGAATGGAAAAACGAGTTTGCTTCGCTGCCAAAGCCTTTGGTTGTAGTTAATATTGGAGGACCTACAAGTAAACACATTGTGCctctttgtattttatatactCTATCGATCTGTATTTGTAACTGCggttacgttttttttttgttaatttgttatagGGAACTGTTTGTATGGTGTTGATCTTGCTAAACAGTTGTGTGGTATGCTTCAGAGTATCCTCTGGAGCTGTGGAAGCCTAAGAATATCTTTCTCAAGAAGAACACCAAAGAAGGTTTGTAAAAGTCTCTTTAGAATGTCACGATCATGGGGAGCGGATGGTCATCATATACTCGATCTTTCTACAGGTTGTAGAAGTCATAACTGGAGAATTGAGCTCTAACTCTAAGGTCTACATTTGGGATGGAAAAGGTAAACGGCTTTTTACTCTCAACTTGTCTGTGGcaaagtttgatgttttctcTTCATCCATTTCTCAGACCCTAATCCGCATTTGGGACATCTAGCTTTAGCCAATACTTTTATCATAACTGCTGACTCTATAAGTATGTTGAGCGAGGCATGTAGTACCGGGTATGTTTAAGAAAACGACAATCTTTTCCTTTTCACACTCTTaaaatgatatcaaaatcTCATTCTCTACACAGGAAACCCGTTTATGTTGTGGGTGCTGAACGGTGTACATGGAAATTTTCTGACTTCCAGAAGACTCTCCATGGTAGAGGAGCTGTTCGACCTTTGACCGGCAAAGAAGATGTAATTCTGATAACTCTATtcaagtcttttgtttttgtttacatgatAGCTATACTCCGAGACAcccttctcttttttgtttatgttccGATAAATCCTGACACTAGCTTCTACATGGATTTAATATTTCAAGATGTGTGAGAAGTGGAGTTACTCTCCTCTTAACGATAATGTAGAAGCTGCGAGGCGTGTGATTCAAGATCTGGCCAAGCGTGGCTGGGAAATCGAGGCATGACCGTTCTTTCCCTCCACAAGTTTTCCAGAGTACTACTCTCTTTTCCCTATATAGTCTACAGTTATTATTTTCGTACTGGGAATTATCCTCCATAGAAGTTAAATGCTCTAGTCGAACTCAGGGTCATATACTTAGCTCATCGTTTGAACTATTAGTCTATTAACGATTGGTTTTTGTTAGTTCTTTGGTTTTTTCCATTTGGTTTGTAGTCTCATGTATCAAGCTCATCATCTGTAAAGGAACGAATAAAAGCTGCGTGCTCTGACCTagataaaataagaaagagtCTTCCTTTGATGCAGTTAGGATTGATATTCTAGGTACTGACACTTGAGTTTGCTAGACTGACCATAGCATAGACCAATCTCAAGCACTTGTTACGAAGTGTTGGCATGAGTCTCAAAGAGTGCTTACATtatgagaaacaaagaattgCAGAATGCGTTTGGATTGATTAAACATGTGTGAAAGACTAAAAAAACATCATATGGTTCACGTTCACTCAGGGAGGTGGTGACATTGACTCTCCGGAGTACACTCTTGAGTAACAAAAGCAGTATCTTAATCCAAGAAAAGACACAAAGGCACAAAGGTATGACACGCTTCTGGATTGaattttgtatgtttattGTACTTTTGGTAGAGAATAGttgaaaaaatagttttgCAATAAAAATGTTAGAATAATAGAAGTTTTATCAATAGCGAATCATCTCGAGTCTTAGAGAGACAAGAATAAATCATCTCGTTACATAGAGTTGGTTAATTCATGGAAaggagaaataaaaaattaaattcatagaaaagaaacaa includes:
- the SUC9 gene encoding sucrose-proton symporter 9 (sucrose-proton symporter 9 (SUC9); CONTAINS InterPro DOMAIN/s: Sucrose/H+ symporter, plant (InterPro:IPR005989), General substrate transporter (InterPro:IPR005828), Major facilitator superfamily, general substrate transporter (InterPro:IPR016196); BEST Arabidopsis thaliana protein match is: sucrose-proton symporter 7 (TAIR:AT1G66570.1); Has 1807 Blast hits to 1807 proteins in 277 species: Archae - 0; Bacteria - 0; Metazoa - 736; Fungi - 347; Plants - 385; Viruses - 0; Other Eukaryotes - 339 (source: NCBI BLink).), with the translated sequence MSDIQAKEDAAPVDRQSSSSVVVPDEPSPLRKMISVASIAAGIQFGWALQLSLLTPYVQLLGVPHKWSSFIWLCGPISGLLVQPTVGYFSDRCKSRFGRRRPFIATGALLVALAVILIGFAADFGHTMGDKLDEAVKIRAVGFFVVGFWILDVANNTLQGPCRAFLGDLAAGDAKKTRTANAIFSFFMAVGNVLGYAAGSYTNLHKIFPFTVTKACDIYCANLKSCFIISITLLIVLTIIALWYVEDKQWSPNADSDNEKTPFFGEIFGAFKVMKRPMWMLLAVTALNWIAWFPFLLYDTDWMGREVYGGDSAGDDKMKKLYNHGIQVGSLGLMLNSIVLGVMSLVIGVISKKIGAKRLWGAVNIILAVCLAMTVLVTKKAEEHRKIAGRMALPTNAIRDGALSLFAILGIPLAITFSIPFALASIISSSSGAGQGLSLGVLNMAIVIPQMIVSFGVGPIDALFGGGNLPGFVVGAIAALISSVVALTVLP
- a CDS encoding fission ELM1-like protein (DUF1022), encoding MRRTQPRELAVTGLSENLQGCVFRTVKRAVLIGNGCAGAENQCIGLLRSLGLFDRHLYYRVAKPRGGILQWLPISLYKRIHRFISTICAGLSINATGITNVFEVDDAKQIAAMARKTFEKNGPLLVVASGSDTISVASSIRRLAMENVFVVQVQHPRSHLERFDLVITPQHDYFSLTPEGKRQIPFFLRPWVTPREHPGRNVFLTTGALHYADASTLRNATSEWKNEFASLPKPLVVVNIGGPTRNCLYGVDLAKQLCGMLQSILWSCGSLRISFSRRTPKKVVEVITGELSSNSKVYIWDGKGNPFMLWVLNGVHGNFLTSRRLSMVEELFDL
- a CDS encoding fission ELM1-like protein (DUF1022) (Protein of unknown function (DUF1022); CONTAINS InterPro DOMAIN/s: Protein of unknown function DUF1022 (InterPro:IPR009367); BEST Arabidopsis thaliana protein match is: Protein of unknown function (DUF1022) (TAIR:AT5G22350.1); Has 30201 Blast hits to 17322 proteins in 780 species: Archae - 12; Bacteria - 1396; Metazoa - 17338; Fungi - 3422; Plants - 5037; Viruses - 0; Other Eukaryotes - 2996 (source: NCBI BLink).), giving the protein MRRTQPRELAVTGLSENLQGCVFRTVKRAVLIGNGCAGAENQCIGLLRSLGLFDRHLYYRVAKPRGGILQWLPISLYKRIHRFISTICAGLSINATGITNVFEVDDAKQIAAMARKTFEKNGPLLVVASGSDTISVASSIRRLAMENVFVVQVQHPRSHLERFDLVITPQHDYFSLTPEGKRQIPFFLRPWVTPREHPGRNVFLTTGALHYADASTLRNATSEWKNEFASLPKPLVVVNIGGPTRNCLYGVDLAKQLCGMLQSILWSCGSLRISFSRRTPKKVVEVITGELSSNSKVYIWDGKDPNPHLGHLALANTFIITADSISMLSEACSTGKPVYVVGAERCTWKFSDFQKTLHGRGAVRPLTGKEDMCEKWSYSPLNDNVEAARRVIQDLAKRGWEIEA